A genomic window from Haliaeetus albicilla chromosome 10, bHalAlb1.1, whole genome shotgun sequence includes:
- the EXOSC6 gene encoding exosome complex component MTR3, with amino-acid sequence MNKSCLSRPLPPRLCLRGRAGPGSSSACLPPCLFSPPTMPLDHRRLRGPEESQPPELWAAGTGAVPEKEEEEDAAPQDPCALRPLFARAGLLSQAEGSAYVELGGGTKVLCAAWGPREAAEPGSAATAAVGGGRLLCEFYRAPFAGRGARRRPGSAAERDAEREAAAALREALEPAVRLARYPRARLAVSALLLQDGGSALAAAISAAALALADAGVEMYDLVVGCALCRSPGPAAAWMLQPGEPEERRAVARLTVALLPALNQVSAVLGGGQGSPPDDWAQALRLGLDGCHRLYPVLRQSLLRASRRRNAAAAATATTA; translated from the coding sequence ATGAATAAAAGCTGCCTGTCCCGCCCGCTGCCGCCTCGGCTCTGCTTacgggggcgggccgggccgggctcctCCTCCGCCTGCCTGCCGCCCTGCCTGTTTTCTCCACCGACCATGCCGCTGGATCACCGCCGCTTGCGGGGCCCGGAGGAGTCGCAGCCGCCGGAGCTGTGGGCAGCGGGAACCGGGGCAGTGCcggagaaggaagaggaggaggatgcggCTCCGCAGGACCCCTGCGCCCTGCGGCCCCTCTTCGCCCGGGCCGGGCTGCTGAGCCAGGCGGAGGGCTCGGCCTACGTGGAGCTGGGCGGCGGAACCAAGGTCCTCTGCGCCGCATGGGGCCCGCGGGAAGCGGCCGAGCCCGGCTcggcggcgacggcggcggTGGGAGGGGGGCGGCTGCTCTGCGAGTTCTACCGGGCCCCCTTCGCCGGGCGCGGGGCGCGGCGGAGGCCGGGCTCGGCGGCGGAACGGGACGCGGAACGAGAAGCGGCGGCGGCTCTGCGGGAAGCGCTGGAGCCGGCCGTGCGGTTGGCTCGTTACCCGCGGGCTCGCCTGGCCGTCAGCGCCTTGCTGCTGCAGGACGGTGGTTCCGCCTTGGCCGCTGCCATCAGCGCCGCTGCCTTGGCCCTGGCTGATGCTGGCGTGGAGATGTACGACTTGGTGGTGGGTTGCGCCTTGTGCCGGTCCCCCGGTCCCGCAGCTGCGTGGATGCTGCAGCCCGGGGAACCCGAAGAGCGTCGTGCCGTCGCCCGGCTCACCgtggctctgctgcctgctctcaACCAGGTGTCGGCGGTGCTgggcggcgggcagggcagcCCTCCCGATGACTGGGCGCAGGCGCTGCGCCTCGGCCTCGATGGCTGCCATCGTCTCTACCCTGTGCTGCGGCAGAGCCTGCTGCGGGCCTCCCGCCGCCGCAAtgccgctgctgccgccaccGCCACCACTGCCTGA
- the LOC138687297 gene encoding fibulin-7-like: MLLIPLPAWLALGILQLPLGSAQECLSQQQALSTVRQMQKLLVAQEAAHLRGTRGLRQQLSILQNRLQRQATKRNETCPQPVVPLNGRMLGRSVRVGHDVHFVCDAGFQLVGSETRACRHDRTWSGTQPFCRSIDDCSSNPCANSGTCVDGNQSYTCLCPRGWSGPSCQSPIYAYWVTLSNASFSRQPRCAEGRPGSRRCSCDAGFQMQASGMCHDVDECQLFQSSPQTRLCLHDCLNLPGSYRCLCPPGYLLHADRNACEDVNECARKQHNCTQGELCINTFGGHRCVRPKCPPPRHNTSYVKTSAFQCERNPCPMESRACRLAATSISFHYLPLQANRTVPRVLFKMSTTRFVGDSLRFAIMGGRGQGVFAVRRSDRQTGELVLTSPVAGPATLEVELEMSEFSRKVLLGKHIFKVTAFVSPYEF; this comes from the exons ATGCTCCTAATCCCGCTGCCAGCCTGGCTGGCCCTGGGCATCCTGCAGCTGCCCCTCGGCAGCGCCCAG GAGTGCCTGAGCCAGCAGCAGGCGCTCAGCACGGTGCGCCAGATGCAGAAGCTGCTGGTGGCACAGGAGGCCGCCCACCTGCGGGGCACACGTGGACTCCGGCAGCAGCTCTCCATTCTCCAGAACCGCCTCCAGAGACAGGCCACCAAACGCAACG AGACCTGTCCACAGCCGGTGGTGCCCCTGAATGGACGGATGCTGGGCCGGAGCGTGCGGGTGGGCCACGACGTTCACTTCGTCTGTGACGCCGGCTTCCAGCTGGTGGGCTCAGAGACACGCGCCTGCCGACACGACCGCACGTGGAGTGGCACCCAGCCCTTCTGCAGAA GCATTGACGACTGCTCCAGCAACCCGTGTGCCAACAGTGGGACCTGCGTGGATGGCAACCAGAGCTACACGTGCCTCTGCCCTCGGGGCTGGTCAGGCCCCAGCTGCCAGAGCCCCATCTATGCCT ACTGGGTGACGCTGAGCAACGCCTCCTTCAGCCGCCAGCCCCGCTGTGCTGAGGGCCGCCCGGGCTCCCGGCGCTGCAGCTGTGATGCCGGCTTCCAGATGCAAGCCAGCGGCATGTGCCACG ATGTGGACGAGTGCCAGCTCTTCCAGTCCAGTCCCCAGACCCGGCTTTGCCTCCACGACTGCCTCAACCTCCCCGGCTCCTACCGCTGCCTCTGCCCGCCCGGCTACCTGCTCCACGCTGACCGCAATGCCTGCGAGG ACGTGAACGAGTGCGCCAGGAAGCAGCACAACTGCACCCAGGGTGAACTCTGCATCAACACCTTCGGGGGCCATCGCTGCGTGCGCCCCAAGTGCCCCCCACCACGCCACAACACCAGCTACGTCAAGACCTCCGCCTT CcagtgtgagaggaacccctgcCCCATGGAGAGCCGAGCCTGCCGCCTGGCTGCCACCTCCATCTCTTTCCACTACCTGCCTCTCCAGGCCAACCGCACCGTGCCCCGCGTCCTCTTCAAGATGTCCACCACCCGCTTTGTGGGCGATAGCCTGCGCTTCGCCATCATGGGCGGCCGGGGCCAGGGCGTCTTTGCCGTGCGGCGCTCTGACCGGCAGACAGGAGAGCTGGTGCTCACCAGCCCTGTGGCCGGGCCAGCCACGCTGGAGGTGGAGCTGGAGATGAGCGAGTTCTCACGCAAGGTCCTCCTGGGCAAGCACATCTTCAAGGTCACAGCCTTTGTGTCCCCATACGAGTTTTGA
- the LOC138687299 gene encoding RNA-binding Raly-like protein, whose amino-acid sequence MTLFGSGDAGWRYLDMAREPKPSRARLGQKRQHGSSLYHSNCDLDYDLYRDDFPYRVYEYQKIPPLINRIPVKARRTHVGAGGKSSLSPQPGARSSTSSTAGRTKLRAEELHSIKGELSQIKAQVDSLLESLDRMDQRRERLAGSKESEKKRVETGAESPSPAGEGSREPRGKEGMGADGHSDLRNIDSAEESTDTEEAVKNHMSDPEGSQ is encoded by the exons atGACGCTCTTCGGCAGCGGGGACGCGGGCTGGAGAT ATTTGGACATGGCCAGGGAACCCAAGCCAAGCCGGGCCAGGCTAGGCCAGAAGCGGCAGCACGGCAGCAGCCTGTACCA CAGTAACTGTGACCTGGACTATGATCTCTACAGGGACGACTTTCCGTACCG AGTGTACGAGTACCAGAAGATCCCCCCCCTCATTAACCGCATCCCAGTCAAGGCCAGACGAACTCATGTGGGAGCAGGAGGCAAAAGCAGCCTGAGCCCCCAGCCTGGGGCAAGGAGCAGCACCAGCTCCACAGCAGGACGGACAAAAT TGCGGGCCGAAGAGCTGCACTCCATCAAAGGAGAGCTGAGCCAGATCAAGGCGCAGGTGGACAGTCTGCTGGAGAGCCTGGACCGCATGGACCAGCGGAGAGAGCGTCTCGCAG GGTCCAAGGAGAGCGAAAAGAAGAGGGTAGAGACAGGGGCAGAGTCACCATCCCCAGCAGGAGAGGGGTCACGGGAGCCCcgggggaaggaggggatggGAGCTGACGGGCACAGTGACCTGCGCAACATTGACAGCGCCGAGGAGAGCACAGACACGGAGGAGGCG GTGAAAAACCACATGTCGGACCCCGAGGGGAGCCAGTAG
- the LOC138687296 gene encoding C-type lectin domain family 18 member A-like encodes MPGLLQGGSSLPNPHSRAMGVWSPPTPGACMKLLVLLVSNLLVFRVGETGSDALEKLSALAPGALSMKESFLVLSLHNKLRSKVQPPAANMQKLEWSEELGRLARVRVASCLEGPAPPPTPQLGWSEALLPAGAGGFGAVLERWFAEGQHYDYGTGRCASNATCRHYTQLVWATAGRLGCGRHLCAGGHGPREAFACAYSPGGNWEVAGTPVLPYKQGPWCSLCTAGLSGCFKSWDHGGGLCEVPRNPCRMSCRNSGHLDMSSCQCVCPPAYTGRYCQVRCSGQCLHGKFRKEECSCLCDVGYGGAECGTKIRFPFHACDVRIDDDCFMVSSEANTYYGAKIKCQEKGAMLAQIRNQKVQDILSFYLSRLETGNRVTDTDFETGNFWIGLTYKTSKASFRWDVGEPSSFTSFAFGQPDNQGFGNCVEMQASAAFNWNDQRCKTRNRYICQFAQEHISLWQQDP; translated from the exons atgccagggctgctgcagggtggcTCGTCTCTCCCGAATCCTCACTCCAGAGCTATGGGGGTCTggtcccccccaaccccaggcGCCTGTATGAAGCTCTTGGTGCTCCTGGTTTCTAACCTCCTCGTGTTTAGAGTGGGTGAGACGGGGTCGGATGCTCTGGAGAAGTTGTCCGCGCTGGCTCCGGGAG CTCTCAGCATGAAGGAGAGCTTCCTGGTGCTCTCCCTGCACAACAAACTGAGGAGCAAAGTACAGCCCCCCGCCGCCAACATGCAGAAGCTG GAGTGGAGCGAGGAACTGGGGCGGCTGGCCAGGGTGCGGGTGGCCAGCTGCCTGGAgggccccgctcccccgccgaccccccagctgggctggagcGAGGCCCTGCTGCCAGCGGGCGCCGGGGGCTTCGGGGCTGTTCTGGAGCGCTGGTTCGCTGAGGGCCAACACTATGACTACGGGACGGGGCGCTGCGCCAGCAATGCCACCTGCCGCCATTACACCCAG CTGGTGTGGGCCACGGCGGGGCGGCTGGGCTGCGGCCGGCACCTCTGCGCCGGCGGCCACGGCCCCAGAGAGGCCTTCGCCTGCGCCTACTCCCCAGG GGGCAACTGGGAGGTGGCGGGGACGCCTGTCCTGCCCTACAAGCAGGGGCCCTGGTGCTCCCTCTGCACTGCTGGCCTCTCCGGCTGCTTCAAGTCCTGGGACCACGGCGGTGGGCTCTGCG AGGTGCCCAGGAACCCCTGTCGCATGAGCTGCAGGAACAGCGGGCACCTCGACATGAGCAGCTGCCAGTGCGTCTGTCCCCCCGCCTACACGGGCAGGTACTGCCAAG TAAGGTGCAGCGGGCAATGCCTGCATGGGAAGTTCAGGAAGGAGGAGTGCTCCTGCCTCTGCGACGTGGGCTACGGCGGAGCTGAGTGCGGCA CGAAGATTCGGTTCCCTTTCCACGCCTGCGACGTGAGGATAGACGATGACTGCTTCATGGTGTCCTCTGAGGCCAATACCTACTATGGAGCCAAAATAAAGTGCCAG gAGAAAGGGGCGATGCTGGCCCAGATCAGAAACCAGAAGGTCCAGGACATCCTGTCTTTCTACCTCAGCCGCTTGGAGACTGGTAACAGGGTAACAGACACCGATTTCGAGACCGGGAACTTCTGGATAG GTCTCACCTACAAGACATCCAAGGCTTCCTTCCGCTGGGATGTGGGCGAGCCATCctccttcaccagctttgcttTTGGGCAGCCAGACAACCAGGG GTTCGGGAACTGTGTGGAGATGCAAGCGTCGGCCGCCTTCAACTGGAATGACCAGCGCTGCAAGACCCGAAACCGGTACATCTGCCAGTTTG CCCAGGAGCACATCTCCCTGTGGCAGCAGGACCCCTGA